One part of the Candidatus Caldatribacterium sp. genome encodes these proteins:
- a CDS encoding GIY-YIG nuclease family protein codes for MERQYFVYIMTNPRNTVLYTGVTNDLKRRVWEHKTKVVPGFTAKYNVVKLVYFEVFDNPEEAILWEKKIKGGSRAKKIALVTSFNPEWRDLYEEL; via the coding sequence ATGGAACGCCAGTACTTCGTCTATATCATGACCAATCCCCGGAACACCGTCCTCTACACCGGGGTAACCAATGACCTGAAACGAAGGGTCTGGGAACACAAGACGAAAGTCGTTCCAGGTTTCACCGCAAAGTACAACGTGGTGAAGCTTGTGTACTTTGAAGTCTTCGACAATCCAGAAGAGGCAATTCTCTGGGAAAAGAAAATCAAAGGTGGCTCAAGGGCAAAGAAAATCGCCCTCGTCACCTCCTTCAATCCTGAGTGGAGGGACCTCTACGAGGAGCTCTGA
- a CDS encoding HEPN domain-containing protein, with product MEEGKRWLKQATEDLKWAKDLAERGGYHIACFLAQQVGEKALKAFLYAQGEEIVIGRSVERLCASASRFDAGFSEKAKRWAVLDGYYVPTRYLNSLPDSIPAKVYTKDAACEAVRLAEEVVEFVREKITRCLQ from the coding sequence ATTGAAGAGGGAAAGCGATGGCTTAAACAGGCAACAGAAGACCTGAAATGGGCAAAAGACCTGGCCGAAAGGGGAGGCTACCACATAGCGTGTTTTTTGGCCCAGCAGGTAGGGGAGAAAGCCCTGAAGGCTTTCCTGTACGCTCAGGGAGAGGAGATAGTTATTGGCCGTTCGGTGGAGAGACTGTGCGCTTCGGCATCAAGGTTTGATGCCGGGTTTTCAGAAAAGGCAAAAAGATGGGCAGTGCTCGATGGATACTACGTACCGACGAGGTATCTGAACAGTCTCCCCGACAGCATCCCCGCAAAGGTGTACACAAAAGACGCCGCCTGCGAAGCGGTGCGGTTGGCAGAAGAAGTGGTTGAGTTCGTGAGGGAGAAGATTACCCGTTGCCTGCAGTAA
- a CDS encoding nucleotidyltransferase domain-containing protein, with protein MDERARRKREEYVELLRKSAEEVVKKLRDRVERISVFGSYARGRTDLFTDLDILIVMKTDKPFPERLKELYSLLALPVDADILCYTPEEFERMKGTGFLKKVMEEEILLYEKRSD; from the coding sequence ATGGACGAGCGCGCTCGCAGGAAAAGAGAAGAATACGTGGAACTCCTGCGGAAGTCAGCTGAAGAAGTGGTCAAAAAGCTCCGGGATAGAGTGGAGAGAATCAGTGTCTTTGGTTCTTACGCTCGAGGGAGAACTGACCTTTTCACCGATTTGGATATTCTCATAGTGATGAAGACGGATAAACCGTTTCCAGAAAGGCTGAAGGAGCTTTACTCCCTGCTTGCCCTTCCGGTGGATGCGGATATCCTCTGCTACACGCCTGAAGAATTTGAAAGGATGAAGGGAACGGGTTTCCTCAAGAAGGTGATGGAGGAAGAGATTCTGCTCTATGAGAAGAGAAGCGATTAA